GGTACGTGGCCGGGTGCCGGGCGTCACCCTCCTGCCGGGGTCGCCACCCGGGCGGCGTCGCGGCGGCGCAGGTGCTCCGGCTCGGCGATGAACCGCGCGCCCAGCACCGACAGCAGGCACAACAACCCGCACACCAGCGCGATCGGCCAGGTCTGCCCGCCGGACGCGGACGTCAGCGCGGCCGCCACGAACGGGATGCACCCGCCGACGACGGCGCCCGCGATCTCGCGGGTGAACGTGACGCCGGTGTAGCGGTAGCCGACCGGGAACAGCTCGGACATCATCGTGGCCTGCGAGGCCAGCGTGAGGTCGTTGCACAGCGTGTAGAGCAGGACCAGCGCCGCCCAGATCACCACCGGCGTGCCGGTGTCGAGCAGGAAGAAGAACGGGTAGAACAGCAGCGCCGCCGCGGTCGCGCCGGTCATCATCACCGGCCGCCGCCCGAAGCGGTCGCACAGCCAGCCGGCGGTGGGCACCGTGACCACCTTGAGCGCGTTGGCGATGACGATGCCGAGCAGCCCGACCCACGCCGCGGCGCCGACCTCCTTGGTCAGGTAGCTCAGCGCGTAGACCGAGGGCAGGTAGCTGATCACGTTGGGCGCGACGGAGATCAGCATGCCGGGCAGGATCTTGCGGCCCGACGTGGCGAACAGCGTCCGCAGCGGCGCCCGGGTGGCGCGGCCCTCCTCCTTGGCGCGTTCGAACTCCGGGCTGTCCGGCACCTTGAGCCGCACGATCACACCCGCGACGCCGACCAGGCAGCTGAGCAGGAACGGGATCCGCCAGCCCCAGCCGGTGAAGTCCGCGTCGGACATCAGCGCCGAGGTCAGGAAGAACACGCCGGTCGCGACCAGCGAGCCGACCGCGTTGCCCAGCGTCGGCGCGCTGGCGTTGATGCCGCGCGCCCTGGTCTCGGCGTGTTCGGCGGACAGCAGCATCGCCCCGGCGTACTCGCCGCCGGCGCCGAGCCCCTGCACCACCCGCAGCAGCACCAGCGCCACCGGCGCGAACACGCCGGCGGTGGCGTAGCTGGGCAGCACGCCGATCAGCGTGGACGCCACGGCCATCACCATCAGGGTCACGAACAGCATCGTGCGGCGCCCGACCCGGTCGCCGAGGATCCCGATGATCACCCCGCCGACCGGGCGCGCGAAGAACCCGACGGCGAACGTGGCCAGCGACGACAGGGTCGCGACGACCGGATCACCGGAGGGGAAGAACACCTGCGGCAGCACGAGTGCGGCGGCCGTGCCGTAGAGGGAGAAGTCGTACCACTCGAGCGCCGTGCCCACGGTCGAGCCCACCGTGGCCCGGCTGATCCGGAGTCTCATCGCAGACCCTTCGTTGCGTCTGACGAACGTCTACATTAACGTTCATGGTGGCGACAGGCTACGAGTTCGCTTTCCCTGCGGTCAAGAGACAAGGAACCGCTTTGACTTACATGAACGTTAATGAGACGGCCCTGTCGAAGTACAACCCGCTGTCCCGCGTGCTGTGCTTCGACCGGTTCGACTCCACCACGCACGGCTGGACCGAGCTGCTCGGCAACTACGACGGCCGCGGCGACCTGGACACCGTGGACGACCACATGCGAGACTTCCGCCCGCCGCAGCTGTCCTCGTGCACGTTCTTCGACGTCGGCACGCACGGCACGCTGAGCGGCAACTACGCGCTCAAACTCGCGACCCGCCCCTACCCCGGCCACACCGCGACCGGCATCCGCCGCCTGACGATGGCGGGCCGCGGCCGGGTCCGCATCGAGACCCACTTCGCGTTCAAGGCGGAGGCGACCGTCGGGCACGAGGCGCCCGCGTCGGTGCCCTGGGACGGCAACCGGCACCCGTCGGAGTCGCAGTTCGGCGCGTTCACCGTGGCCACCGACATCTGCTCGGATGGCGGCCTGCGCTACCACAACGTCATCCGCTACCAGAACACGAACCTCGACGGCGAGATGACCAACCGCTGGATGTACCCGGTGGTGCCGGAGCCGACGCCGCGCGACCACCAGGAGGGCAAGTTCGCCCTCCCCTACGCCGCCGACTTCACCGCGCCGGACCCGGACGACTGGCGCACCTTCGGCGAGCCGCTGGAGATGTGCGTCAACGAGGTGCCCACCAAGATCAACTGGCACTACCTGCGCTGGGACATCGACACCAGCACGCGGTCCAATGTGGAGCTCCAGCTCAACGACCGCGTGATGGACATGCGGGACGTGCCCGTGCCGCCGTACCCGGACCGCTACGGCACGCTGGACAACCTGCTCAACTTCTACTTCTCGGTCCGCACCCACTGCGGCGTCCGCAACTTCCTGTTCCTGGACTCGGTCCTGATCTCGGTGGATTGGTGAGGCACGACATGCGCTCGACGACGACGGCTGTCCTGGAACGCAACACCGTGGTCCGCGAGGACTTCGCGACCGAACCCTACGAGCTGCCGTGGGCCGCCGAGGCCCGGTTCTTCGTGCAGGCGCTCGACCTGGACGGCCCGCTGGACTTCCGCACCGAGATCTCCCCCGACGGCCTGCACTGGTGCCCGCTGGACGACGTCGAGCACCGCATCGACGCCCCCGGCCTGATCACCTGGGCGGTGAGCGGGTTCGGCCAGTGGCTGCGGGTGCGCTGCGCCGTGGGTCCCGGCACGACCGGGAAGCTGCGCATCTATCTTGTTGGCAAGGGTTGATCCGGAGGTCAGGCTGGTGGTGCGCGCTCGGCGGGTCACGTTGCGTGACGTCGCGGACAGGGTCGGCCTGTCCGCGAACACGGTGTCGCGCGCGCTGTCGGGCAAGGACCAGGTCAGCGAGGCCACCCGCGAGATGATCGTCGCCGAGGCCCGGCGGCTGGGGTACGTGCCGAACAGCCACGCCCGGTCGCTGGTCTCCGGCACCACGATGGTGCTCGCGC
The window above is part of the Amycolatopsis thermoflava N1165 genome. Proteins encoded here:
- a CDS encoding MFS transporter, with translation MRLRISRATVGSTVGTALEWYDFSLYGTAAALVLPQVFFPSGDPVVATLSSLATFAVGFFARPVGGVIIGILGDRVGRRTMLFVTLMVMAVASTLIGVLPSYATAGVFAPVALVLLRVVQGLGAGGEYAGAMLLSAEHAETRARGINASAPTLGNAVGSLVATGVFFLTSALMSDADFTGWGWRIPFLLSCLVGVAGVIVRLKVPDSPEFERAKEEGRATRAPLRTLFATSGRKILPGMLISVAPNVISYLPSVYALSYLTKEVGAAAWVGLLGIVIANALKVVTVPTAGWLCDRFGRRPVMMTGATAAALLFYPFFFLLDTGTPVVIWAALVLLYTLCNDLTLASQATMMSELFPVGYRYTGVTFTREIAGAVVGGCIPFVAAALTSASGGQTWPIALVCGLLCLLSVLGARFIAEPEHLRRRDAARVATPAGG
- a CDS encoding DUF6772 family protein, coding for MNVNETALSKYNPLSRVLCFDRFDSTTHGWTELLGNYDGRGDLDTVDDHMRDFRPPQLSSCTFFDVGTHGTLSGNYALKLATRPYPGHTATGIRRLTMAGRGRVRIETHFAFKAEATVGHEAPASVPWDGNRHPSESQFGAFTVATDICSDGGLRYHNVIRYQNTNLDGEMTNRWMYPVVPEPTPRDHQEGKFALPYAADFTAPDPDDWRTFGEPLEMCVNEVPTKINWHYLRWDIDTSTRSNVELQLNDRVMDMRDVPVPPYPDRYGTLDNLLNFYFSVRTHCGVRNFLFLDSVLISVDW